A window of Calliopsis andreniformis isolate RMS-2024a chromosome 3, iyCalAndr_principal, whole genome shotgun sequence contains these coding sequences:
- the LOC143177191 gene encoding uncharacterized protein LOC143177191, translated as MEPSDPSGRLTVEDLSDCRSDSSHSETQLRAFQDYERIKELNLSVDKSKEDSPVEPKDFHLGLESGRTPIRFEDFENAARNHPMTLSKDKNFGYIANSLNEMAYPMDRPNENEESVNTTNLCRSKNPTAKDLLFNLREGRHKNSHTGLYGKDLNFAVSEKDMKDFGLLKNYSLDRMKEFNLSLDRMRDTHIGNFALERLRGGAGLLENPPMLEHNEFKNIQMQPRNQNLETIALERMRRSHLLGTDLSAQNLSSQLPHPHSITQMQHSQQQQQQQAKSFTIDAILGLRNSPREKRGQQQQYKKHQGQEGGTKNGSSSSCSGGGGKLKRVRTIFTAEQLERLEGEFARQQYMVGPERLYLAHALRLTEAQVKVWFQNRRIKWRKHHHEQQSQRVHEFQRTLNSSLEHEDSNETDKW; from the exons ATGGAGCCCAGCGATCCGTCGGGCAGATTGACCGTCGAAGACCTGTCAGATTGCAGAAGCGACAGCAGTCACTCGGAGACCCAGTTGAGAGCATTCCAGGATTATGAGCGAATCAAAGAACTGAATCTGTCGGTGGACAAGTCGAAAGAAGATTCTCCTGTGGAGCCAAAGGACTTCCATTTGGGTCTGGAATCTGGCAGGACGCCGATTCGTTTCGAGGATTTCGAGAACGCGGCGAGGAATCATCCCATGACGCTTAGCAAAGACAAAAACTTTGGATATATTGCGAACAGTCTGAACGAAATGGCATATCCCATGGACAGACCAAATGAGAATGAGGAATCTGTGAACACTACCAACCTCTGCAGGTCCAAGAATCCAACAGCTAAGGATCTGCTGTTCAATCTTCGCGAGGGCAGACACAAAAATTCTCACACTGGACTATATGGCAAGGATCTAAACTTCGCTGTTTCAGAGAAGGATATGAAGGACTTTGGACTGTTAAAGAATTACAGTCTCGATCGAATGAAGGAGTTCAACCTGTCATTGGACAGAATGAGGGATACACACATTGGAAATTTTGCTTTAGAGAGACTGCGTGGAGGAGCTGGTCTTTTGGAGAATCCTCCCATGTTAGAACATAACGAGTTTAAGAATATTCAAATGCAACCACGGAATCAGAATCTTGAGACCATCGCACTGGAGCGTATGAGGCGCTCACATTTGTTAGGCACGGATCTTTCAGCTCAGAATCTGTCGTCTCAGctgcctcatcctcattccatcACACAGATGCAGCACtcgcagcaacaacaacagcagcaagcTAAATCCTTCACTATCGACGCGATTCTTGGACTGAGGAACAGTCCTAGGGAGAAACGTGGACAACAACAACAGTACAAAAAACACCAAG GTCAGGAAGGTGGTACCAAGAACGGAAGCTCGAGTTCGTGTTCCGGCGGCGGAGGGAAGCTGAAGAGGGTGCGAACGATCTTCACGGCAGAGCAGCTGGAGCGGCTTGAGGGAGAGTTCGCGCGTCAACAGTACATGGTTGGCCCAGAAAGACTGTACCTGGCACACGCACTCAGGCTGACGGAGGCCCAGGTGAAGGTCTGGTTCCAGAACCGACGCATCAAGTGGCGGAAGCACCACCACGAGCAACAGAGCCAGAGAGTGCATGAGTTTCAACGAACACTGAATTCGTCCTTGGAGCACGAGGACAGCAACGAGACCGATAAATGGTGA
- the LOC143177113 gene encoding uncharacterized protein LOC143177113 gives MKQVDHKSKYPPHSFSETRDSSDSYWKYPQKKSQSFPGGRSSRNPETVTSYYSCSTSYKPTKSYVCPDSIYSKYTSSHDPDPSHCNPQSHSKSGKDKYYLSNYSIARKNRYDEDLGDNEKLKYIKEELENFTEDNGEADAEEEVTEDGNETDEFLNKDYEEQITDDEREEECDTSQQTHRAQRIGKKEALLRQQQWRAVEEQNLRRLHCKQRAALGQGHSSPSRYCHKIADHDDHEPLSEDDFVPTSLKNSTKRPTSDYQQWSHSRNESDRYDSVSPPVQTPRRARTKPEIDQVIEPEFYKIRKCNRCGSVSSKKSELPTKGSCRFDDRGGIPTKGPIGDEPDSYEQAYYGRCLLRHSAKDTNEIPNSMYSMKARRPRDVKSPTIYEVPEQGQADKFSSDYPRSSARHHRRAVDTFPEKMKCTVHTSYSPSRMSPRYVE, from the exons ATGAAGCAAGTCGATCATAAATCGAAATATCCGCCGCACTCTTTCTCCGAAACTAGAGATTCATCTGATTCTTATTGGAAATATCCTCAAAAGAAGAGTCAGTCGTTCCCAGGTGGTAGGAGCAGCAG GAATCCAGAAACAGTAAcgagctattattcctgttcgaCTTCCTACAAACCAACGAAGAGTTATGTCTGCCCTGATTCAATATATTCTAAATACACATCATCCCATGATCCAGATCCGTCGCACTGTAACCCACAAAGCCATTCTAAATCTGGTAAAGACAAATATTATctctccaactattcgatcgcaAGAAAGAATCGTTACGACGAGGATTTGGGAGACAATGAAAAATTAAAGTACATCAAAGAAGAGCTGGAAAACTTTACCGAGGATAACGGAGAGGCAGATGCAGAAGAGGAGGTCACAG AGGATGGTAATGAGACAGATGAATTCCTAAACAAGGATTACGAGGAGCAGATAACAGACGACGAAAGAGAGGAAGAATGTGATACGTCTCAACAGACCCATAGAGCCCAGAGGATAGGCAAGAAGGAAGCATTGCTGAGACAACAGCAATGGAGAGCCGTCGAGGAGCAAAATCTACGAAGACTTCATTGCAAGCAACGCGCGGCTCTGGGCCAAGGTCATTCTTCACCCTCCAG GTACTGTCACAAAATCGCCGATCATGACGACCACGAGCCCTTATCAGAAGATGACTTCGTCCCAACGTCGCTGAAGAATTCAACTAAAAGGCCAACCTCGGACTATCAGCAGTGGTCACATTCGAGGAACGAGTCTGATCGATACGACTCTGTATCTCCACCGGTGCAGACACCTCGAAGAGCCCGTACGAAGCCAGAAATTGACCAGGTGATAGAACCAGAGTTCTACAAGATAAGGAAGTGCAATCGTTGCGGTAGCGTGTCGAGCAAGAAAAGCGAGCTGCCTACAAAGGGCAGCTGCAGATTCGATGATCGCGGAGGCATTCCTACCAAGGGACCAATTG gCGACGAGCCCGATAGCTACGAGCAAGCATATTATggccgttgtcttctgaggcacaGCGCGAAAGACACGAATGAGATCCCCAACTCCATGTACTCGATGAAAGCTCGTAGACCTCGAGACGTGAAGTCACCGACGATATATGAAGTCCCTGAACAAGGCCAGGCTGACAAGTTTTCGAGCGACTATCCGCGATCTTCTGCGAGGCACCACAGAAGAGCAGTGGATACGTTCCCCGAGAAGATGAAGTGTACTGTGCACACATCCTATAGTCCTTCGCGAATGTCGCCTCGATACGTGGAGTAA